From one Streptomyces sp. CA-210063 genomic stretch:
- a CDS encoding RelA/SpoT family protein has protein sequence MADEAQHLTAAKPESASGPAAKPAQNATEANPSSAQGPVEHAQSAPADKAAGPSRPKPAPAERPAPEPTPAPPPRPAATGQPARSGSSNRVRARLARLGVQRSNPYNPVLEPLLRAVRGNDPKIETSTLRQIEKAYQVAERWHRGQKRKSGDPYITHPLAVTTILAELGMDPATLMAGLLHDTVEDTEYGLDQLRRDFGDSVALLVDGVTKLDKVKFGEAAQAETVRKMVVAMAKDPRVLVIKLADRLHNMRTMRYLKREKQEKKARETLEIYAPLAHRLGMNTIKWELEDLAFAILYPKMYDEIVRLVAERAPKRDEYLAIVTDEVQQDLRAARIKATVTGRPKHYYSVYQKMIVRGRDFAEIYDLVGIRVLVDTVRDCYAALGTVHARWNPVPGRFKDYIAMPKFNMYQSLHTTVIGPNGKPVELQIRTFDMHRRAEYGIAAHWKYKQEAVAGASKVRSDQPRTTGKDDHLNDMAWLRQLLDWQKETEDPGEFLESLRFDLSRNEVFVFTPKGDVIALPASATPVDFAYAVHTEVGHRTIGARVNGRLVPLESTLDNGDLVEVFTSKAAGAGPSRDWLGFVKSPRARNKIRAWFSKERRDEAIEQGKDAIVRAMRKQNLPIQRILTGDSLVTLAHEMRYPDISALYAAIGEGHVSAQSVVQKLVQALGGEEAATEEIDESVPPSRGRSRKRRGSNDPGVVVKGVEDVWVKLARCCTPVPGDPIIGFVTRGSGVSVHRNDCVNVESLSREPERILEVEWAPTQSSVFLVAIQVEALDRSRLLSDVTRVLSDQHVNILSAAVQTSRDRVATSRFTFEMGDPKHLGHVLKAVRGVEGVYDVYRVTSARRP, from the coding sequence AAGCCCGCGCAGAACGCGACGGAGGCGAACCCGTCGTCCGCGCAGGGCCCGGTCGAGCACGCCCAGTCCGCGCCCGCCGACAAGGCCGCCGGGCCGTCGCGCCCCAAGCCCGCCCCCGCCGAGCGCCCCGCGCCCGAGCCCACCCCGGCGCCCCCGCCCCGCCCCGCCGCCACGGGCCAGCCCGCCCGCTCCGGCTCCTCCAACCGCGTACGCGCCCGGCTCGCCCGTCTCGGCGTGCAGCGCTCCAACCCGTACAACCCGGTCCTCGAGCCGCTGCTGCGGGCCGTCCGCGGCAACGACCCGAAGATCGAGACGTCGACGCTCCGCCAGATCGAGAAGGCCTACCAGGTCGCCGAGCGCTGGCACCGAGGCCAGAAGCGCAAGAGCGGCGACCCGTACATCACGCATCCCCTCGCCGTCACCACGATCCTCGCCGAGCTGGGTATGGATCCGGCCACGCTGATGGCGGGCCTGCTGCACGACACGGTCGAGGACACCGAGTACGGCCTGGACCAGCTCCGCCGCGACTTCGGCGACTCCGTCGCCCTCCTCGTCGACGGCGTCACCAAGCTGGACAAGGTCAAGTTCGGTGAGGCCGCCCAGGCCGAGACCGTGCGCAAGATGGTCGTCGCCATGGCCAAGGACCCGCGCGTCCTGGTCATCAAGCTCGCCGACCGCCTGCACAACATGCGCACCATGCGCTACCTCAAGCGCGAGAAGCAGGAGAAGAAGGCGCGCGAGACCCTGGAGATCTACGCGCCGCTCGCCCACCGCCTGGGCATGAACACCATCAAGTGGGAGCTGGAGGACCTCGCCTTCGCGATTCTCTACCCCAAGATGTACGACGAGATCGTCCGGCTGGTGGCCGAGCGGGCACCGAAGCGTGACGAGTATCTGGCCATAGTGACCGACGAGGTCCAGCAGGACCTGCGCGCCGCCCGCATCAAGGCGACCGTCACCGGCCGCCCGAAGCACTACTACAGCGTCTACCAGAAGATGATCGTCCGCGGCCGTGACTTCGCGGAGATCTACGACCTGGTCGGCATCCGCGTCCTGGTGGACACCGTCCGCGACTGCTACGCGGCCCTGGGCACCGTCCACGCCCGCTGGAACCCGGTTCCGGGGCGGTTCAAGGACTACATCGCGATGCCCAAGTTCAACATGTACCAGTCGCTGCACACGACGGTCATCGGGCCCAACGGCAAGCCGGTCGAACTCCAGATCCGGACGTTCGACATGCACCGCCGCGCCGAGTACGGCATCGCCGCGCACTGGAAGTACAAGCAGGAGGCCGTCGCCGGCGCCTCCAAGGTGCGTTCGGACCAGCCGAGGACCACCGGCAAGGACGACCACCTCAACGACATGGCCTGGCTGCGGCAGCTGCTGGACTGGCAGAAGGAGACCGAGGACCCCGGCGAGTTCCTGGAGTCCCTGCGCTTCGACCTGTCCCGCAACGAGGTCTTCGTCTTCACGCCGAAGGGCGACGTGATAGCGCTGCCGGCCAGCGCGACCCCCGTCGACTTCGCGTACGCGGTCCACACCGAGGTCGGCCACCGCACCATAGGCGCCCGGGTCAACGGCCGCCTCGTACCGCTCGAATCCACCCTCGACAACGGCGACCTGGTGGAGGTCTTCACCTCCAAGGCGGCCGGCGCGGGCCCCTCCCGCGACTGGCTCGGCTTCGTGAAGTCCCCCCGGGCCCGCAACAAGATCCGCGCCTGGTTCTCCAAGGAGCGCCGCGACGAGGCCATCGAGCAGGGCAAGGACGCCATCGTCCGCGCGATGCGCAAGCAGAACCTGCCGATCCAGCGCATCCTCACCGGCGACTCCCTGGTCACCCTCGCCCACGAGATGCGCTATCCGGACATCTCCGCGCTGTACGCGGCCATAGGCGAGGGCCATGTCTCCGCGCAGAGCGTGGTGCAGAAGCTCGTCCAGGCCCTCGGCGGCGAGGAGGCGGCCACCGAGGAGATCGACGAGTCCGTACCGCCCAGCCGCGGCCGCAGCCGCAAGCGGCGCGGCAGCAACGACCCCGGTGTCGTCGTCAAGGGCGTCGAGGACGTCTGGGTCAAGCTCGCCCGCTGCTGTACGCCCGTCCCCGGCGACCCCATCATCGGCTTCGTCACCCGCGGCAGTGGCGTATCGGTTCACCGCAACGACTGCGTCAACGTCGAGTCGCTGTCCCGCGAGCCCGAGCGCATCCTCGAGGTCGAGTGGGCACCCACCCAGTCCTCGGTCTTCCTCGTCGCGATACAGGTCGAGGCCCTGGACCGCTCCCGGCTGCTGTCGGACGTCACCCGCGTCCTGTCCGACCAGCACGTCAACATCCTCTCGGCGGCCGTCCAGACCTCCCGCGACCGCGTCGCCACCTCCCGCTTCACCTTCGAGATGGGCGACCCGAAGCACCTCGGCCACGTCCTGAAGGCCGTACGGGGTGTGGAGGGCGTGTACGACGTGTACCGGGTGACGTCGGCGCGCAGGCCGTAG
- a CDS encoding DUF349 domain-containing protein, translating to MSSDPWGRVDETGTVYVRTADGEQVVGSWQAGSPEEALAYFERKYEGLVVEIGLLEKRVKTTDLSAKDAKAAIDHIREQVDAHHAVGDLDALKVRLDKLVETVEARREERKQQRAKQSDEARHAKEALVTEAEELAQSDQWRAAGERLRALVDTWKGLPRLDRKSDDELWHRFSHARSAFSKRRKAHFAQLDAQREDARKTKEKLVAEAEALSNSTDWGPTAARYRELMADWKAAGRAQREHEDDLWNRFRGAQDVFFAARSSVFAERDAEQAENLKLKEELAGEAEKILPVTDLKQARAALRSLNERWEAIGHVPRDARPKVEGRMHAVERAIQEAEEAEWRRTNPEARARAAGLTGQLQAAVDKLTSQIEAARAQGNNAKADKLQKELDGRQALLDQALKGLQEFGG from the coding sequence GTGAGCAGCGACCCGTGGGGCCGCGTCGACGAGACGGGGACCGTGTACGTGCGTACGGCCGACGGCGAGCAGGTCGTCGGTTCCTGGCAGGCCGGCTCCCCTGAGGAGGCGCTGGCCTACTTCGAGCGCAAGTACGAAGGCCTGGTTGTCGAGATCGGCCTCCTCGAGAAGCGCGTGAAGACCACCGACCTGTCGGCGAAGGACGCGAAGGCCGCGATCGACCACATTCGGGAGCAGGTGGACGCGCACCACGCGGTCGGTGACCTGGACGCGCTGAAGGTACGGCTGGACAAGCTCGTCGAGACCGTCGAGGCACGCCGCGAGGAGCGCAAGCAGCAGCGGGCGAAGCAGTCCGACGAGGCTCGGCACGCCAAGGAGGCCCTGGTCACCGAGGCGGAGGAGCTGGCCCAGTCCGATCAGTGGCGGGCCGCCGGTGAGCGGCTGCGCGCGCTGGTGGACACCTGGAAGGGTCTGCCGCGGCTGGACCGCAAGTCCGACGACGAGCTCTGGCACCGCTTCTCGCACGCCCGCTCGGCGTTCTCCAAGCGTCGCAAGGCCCACTTCGCGCAGCTCGACGCGCAGCGTGAGGACGCCCGCAAGACCAAGGAGAAGCTGGTCGCGGAGGCCGAGGCGCTGTCGAACTCGACCGACTGGGGTCCCACGGCGGCGCGCTACCGCGAGCTGATGGCCGACTGGAAGGCCGCGGGCCGCGCCCAGCGCGAGCACGAGGACGACCTGTGGAACCGCTTCCGCGGCGCCCAGGACGTCTTCTTCGCCGCCCGCAGCTCCGTGTTCGCCGAGCGCGACGCGGAGCAGGCCGAGAACCTCAAGCTCAAGGAGGAGCTGGCGGGGGAGGCGGAGAAGATCCTGCCGGTCACGGACCTGAAGCAGGCCCGCGCCGCCCTCCGCTCGCTCAACGAGCGCTGGGAGGCCATCGGCCATGTGCCGCGTGACGCCCGCCCGAAGGTCGAGGGCCGGATGCACGCGGTCGAGCGGGCCATCCAGGAGGCCGAGGAAGCGGAGTGGCGCCGCACCAACCCGGAGGCCCGCGCCCGCGCGGCCGGTCTCACGGGGCAGCTCCAGGCCGCCGTGGACAAGCTGACGAGCCAGATCGAGGCCGCCCGCGCCCAGGGCAACAACGCCAAGGCCGACAAGCTCCAGAAGGAGCTGGACGGCCGCCAGGCCCTGCTGGACCAGGCACTGAAGGGTCTGCAGGAGTTCGGCGGCTGA
- a CDS encoding peptidylprolyl isomerase has translation MVSQDQRRRQLAREKFLRQQQRRTSARRQARVRNAVIASVLGVILVGSVALYTTDVLKGDDKKDNASAEVTPSASPSKAPDPCEKAAAGKVKELTFKKEPAITIDKTAKYTMDLQTTCGSIPITMDAAKAPHTVNSFDFLVNQGYLDHTKCHRLTTQGIYVLQCGDPQGTGMGGPGYTIPDENLKDSRLKGDVYPAGTVAMANQFNAQTGEGKNSGGSQFFLVFQDSPLPANYTPFGTISEAGMKVLTKIAKAGENTGMGDGTPNATVVINKATVKKS, from the coding sequence GTGGTCAGCCAGGATCAGCGGCGGCGTCAGCTCGCCCGGGAGAAGTTCTTGCGGCAGCAGCAGCGGCGCACGTCCGCGCGGCGCCAGGCACGAGTCCGCAACGCCGTGATCGCTTCGGTGCTCGGCGTGATCCTGGTGGGCAGTGTGGCGCTGTACACGACCGACGTCCTCAAGGGCGACGACAAGAAGGACAACGCGAGCGCGGAGGTGACTCCGAGTGCCTCGCCCAGCAAGGCGCCGGACCCGTGCGAGAAGGCGGCCGCGGGCAAGGTCAAGGAGCTCACCTTCAAGAAGGAGCCCGCGATCACCATCGACAAGACCGCGAAGTACACGATGGATCTGCAGACGACCTGCGGTTCCATCCCCATAACGATGGACGCGGCGAAGGCCCCGCACACCGTCAACTCGTTCGACTTCCTGGTGAACCAGGGCTACTTGGACCACACCAAGTGCCACCGGCTCACCACGCAGGGCATCTACGTGCTGCAGTGCGGTGACCCGCAGGGCACCGGCATGGGCGGTCCCGGCTACACGATCCCGGACGAGAACCTGAAGGACTCCCGTCTGAAGGGCGATGTGTACCCGGCGGGCACGGTGGCGATGGCCAACCAGTTCAACGCGCAGACGGGCGAGGGCAAGAACAGCGGCGGCAGCCAGTTCTTCCTCGTCTTCCAGGACAGCCCGCTGCCGGCCAACTACACGCCGTTCGGCACGATCTCCGAGGCGGGCATGAAGGTTCTGACGAAGATCGCCAAGGCCGGTGAGAACACGGGAATGGGTGATGGGACGCCCAATGCGACCGTGGTGATCAACAAGGCGACTGTCAAGAAGTCCTGA
- a CDS encoding MBL fold metallo-hydrolase, with translation MLIAGFPAGAWGTNCYLVAPAAGEECVIIDPGHQATQGVEETLKKHRLKPVAVVLTHGHLDHVASVVPVCGAHDVPAWIHPQDRYMMSDPEKALGRSIGMPLMGELTVGEPDDVKELTDGAELKLAGLELSVAHAPGHTKGSVTFRMPENTEIPSVFFSGDLLFAGSIGRTDLPGGDMAEMLDSLARVCLPLDDSTVVLSGHGPQTTIGQERATNPYLRQVAAGGQGASDAPRRGM, from the coding sequence GTGCTCATTGCCGGGTTCCCCGCCGGGGCCTGGGGGACCAACTGTTATCTGGTCGCCCCCGCCGCCGGTGAGGAGTGCGTGATCATCGACCCGGGCCACCAGGCCACCCAGGGAGTCGAGGAGACGCTGAAGAAGCATCGGCTCAAGCCCGTCGCCGTCGTCCTCACCCACGGCCACCTCGACCACGTGGCCTCGGTCGTCCCGGTGTGCGGCGCGCACGACGTACCGGCGTGGATCCACCCCCAGGACCGGTACATGATGAGCGACCCCGAGAAGGCGCTCGGCCGTTCCATCGGCATGCCGCTCATGGGCGAGCTGACCGTGGGGGAGCCGGACGACGTCAAGGAGCTGACCGACGGCGCCGAGCTGAAGCTGGCCGGTCTGGAGCTGTCCGTCGCGCACGCGCCCGGACATACCAAGGGGTCGGTGACCTTCCGGATGCCCGAGAACACGGAGATCCCCTCCGTGTTCTTCTCCGGGGATCTGCTCTTCGCCGGCTCCATCGGACGCACCGACCTGCCCGGCGGTGACATGGCCGAGATGCTCGACTCGCTGGCCCGCGTGTGCCTGCCGCTCGACGACTCGACCGTGGTGCTGTCCGGCCACGGCCCCCAGACGACCATCGGCCAGGAGCGCGCCACCAACCCGTATCTGCGGCAGGTGGCCGCCGGCGGCCAGGGAGCTTCCGACGCTCCCCGACGAGGAATGTGA
- the hisS gene encoding histidine--tRNA ligase, giving the protein MSTFQAPKGTYDLLPPDSAKFLAVREAIAAPLRNSGYGYIETPGFESVELFARGVGESTDIVTKEMYAFETKGGDRLALRPEGTASVLRAALEGNLHKAGNLPVKLWYSGSYYRYERPQKGRYRHFSQVGAEAIGAEDPALDAELIILADQAYRSLGLRDFRILLNSLGDKECRPVYRAALQEFLRGLELDEDTLRRAEINPLRVLDDKRESVQKQLGDAPLLRDYLCDACKAYHEEVRELITAAGVSFEDDPKLVRGLDYYTRTTFEFVHDGLGSQSAVGGGGRYDGLSEMIGGPALPSVGWALGVDRTVLALEAEGIELELPAATSVFAVPLGEEARRLLFAKVTELRKVGIAADFAYGGKGLKGAMKNANRSGARYTIVAGERDLAEGVVQLKDMESGEQSAIGVNEIVAELEARLG; this is encoded by the coding sequence GTGAGCACCTTTCAGGCCCCCAAGGGCACGTACGACCTGCTGCCCCCGGACAGCGCCAAGTTCCTGGCCGTCCGCGAGGCCATCGCCGCGCCGCTGCGCAACTCCGGCTACGGCTACATCGAGACGCCCGGCTTCGAGAGCGTCGAGCTGTTCGCGCGCGGTGTAGGTGAGTCCACCGACATCGTGACCAAGGAGATGTACGCCTTCGAGACCAAGGGCGGCGACAGGCTGGCCCTTCGCCCCGAAGGCACCGCCTCCGTCCTGCGCGCCGCCCTGGAGGGCAACCTGCACAAGGCGGGCAACCTCCCGGTCAAGCTCTGGTACTCGGGCTCGTACTACCGCTACGAGCGCCCCCAGAAGGGCCGCTACAGGCACTTCTCCCAGGTAGGCGCCGAGGCCATCGGTGCCGAGGATCCGGCCCTGGACGCCGAGTTGATCATCCTGGCGGACCAGGCGTACCGCTCGCTGGGCCTGCGCGACTTCCGCATCCTGCTGAACAGCCTGGGCGACAAGGAGTGCCGTCCCGTCTACCGGGCCGCCCTGCAGGAGTTCCTGCGCGGCCTGGAGCTGGACGAGGACACGCTGCGCCGCGCGGAGATCAACCCGCTCCGGGTCCTCGACGACAAGCGCGAGTCGGTCCAGAAGCAGCTCGGGGACGCCCCACTCCTGCGCGACTACCTGTGCGACGCGTGCAAGGCGTACCACGAGGAGGTGCGCGAGCTGATCACGGCGGCGGGCGTCTCCTTCGAGGACGACCCGAAGCTGGTGCGCGGCCTGGACTACTACACGCGTACGACCTTCGAGTTCGTCCACGACGGTCTCGGCTCCCAGTCCGCGGTGGGCGGCGGCGGCCGCTACGACGGCCTCTCCGAGATGATCGGCGGCCCCGCGCTGCCGTCGGTCGGCTGGGCCCTCGGCGTCGACCGCACCGTCCTGGCCCTGGAGGCGGAGGGCATCGAGCTCGAACTGCCCGCCGCCACCAGCGTGTTCGCCGTCCCGCTCGGCGAGGAGGCCCGCCGCCTCCTCTTCGCCAAGGTCACCGAGCTGCGCAAGGTGGGCATCGCGGCCGACTTCGCGTACGGCGGGAAGGGCCTGAAGGGCGCGATGAAGAACGCCAACCGGAGCGGGGCGCGGTACACGATCGTCGCCGGGGAGCGCGACCTCGCCGAGGGCGTCGTCCAGCTCAAGGACATGGAGTCCGGCGAGCAGAGCGCCATCGGCGTGAACGAGATCGTGGCCGAGCTGGAGGCTCGGCTGGGCTGA
- a CDS encoding vitamin K epoxide reductase family protein: MSKTTVKDVSSTEREHTETPRTVGGGRAFAILLLITGAAGLLASWVITLDKFKLLEDPNFTPGCSLNPVVSCGNIMKSDQASAFGFPNPMLGLVAYGIVICVGMSLLGRATFPRWYWLTFNAGTLFGVGFVTWLQYQSLYNINSLCLWCCLAWAATILMFWYVTSFNIRGGFLPAPGWLKGFFGEFTWVLPVMHIGVIGMLILTRWWDFWTS, from the coding sequence ATGAGCAAGACGACAGTCAAGGACGTCTCCTCCACGGAGCGGGAACACACCGAGACCCCACGCACGGTGGGCGGCGGCCGCGCCTTCGCGATCCTGCTGCTGATCACTGGCGCGGCCGGCCTGCTCGCCTCCTGGGTCATCACGCTCGACAAGTTCAAACTGCTCGAAGACCCCAACTTCACCCCCGGGTGCAGCCTCAACCCGGTCGTCTCCTGCGGCAACATCATGAAGAGCGACCAGGCCTCCGCCTTCGGGTTCCCCAACCCGATGCTCGGCCTCGTCGCGTACGGCATCGTCATCTGCGTCGGCATGAGCCTGCTCGGCCGGGCGACCTTCCCGCGCTGGTACTGGCTCACCTTCAACGCGGGCACCCTCTTCGGCGTCGGCTTCGTCACCTGGCTGCAGTACCAGTCGCTGTACAACATCAACTCGCTCTGCCTGTGGTGCTGCCTGGCCTGGGCCGCCACGATCCTGATGTTCTGGTACGTCACGTCCTTCAACATCCGGGGCGGCTTCCTGCCCGCGCCAGGTTGGCTGAAGGGCTTCTTCGGCGAGTTCACCTGGGTCCTGCCCGTGATGCACATCGGCGTCATCGGCATGCTGATCCTGACCCGCTGGTGGGACTTCTGGACCAGCTGA
- a CDS encoding replication-associated recombination protein A: MEPDLFTAAAEERQEKDPAASPLAVRMRPRTLEEVVGQQHLLKPGSPLRRLVGESGGGPAGPSSVILWGPPGTGKTTLAYVVSKATNKRFVELSAITAGVKEVRAVIEGARRATGGYGKETVLFLDEIHRFSKAQQDSLLPAVENRWVTLIAATTENPYFSVISPLLSRSLLLTLEPLTDDDLRGLLKRALTDERGLKDAVTLPEDTEAHLLRIAGGDARRALTALEAAAGAALDKGEQEIGLQTLEETVDRAAVKYDRDGDQHYDVASALIKSIRGSDVDAALHYLARMIEAGEDPRFIARRLMISASEDIGLADPNALPIAVAAAQAVAMIGFPEAALTLSHATIALALAPKSNAATMAIGAAMEDVRKGLAGPVPPHLRDGHYKGAAKLGHAQGYVYPHDLPEGIAAQQYAPDAIKEREYYTPTRHGAEARYADAVEWTRKRLGRKQS; this comes from the coding sequence GTGGAGCCCGATCTGTTCACCGCCGCCGCAGAAGAACGCCAGGAGAAGGACCCTGCCGCCAGCCCCCTGGCCGTACGGATGCGTCCGCGCACCCTCGAGGAGGTCGTGGGCCAGCAGCATCTGCTGAAGCCCGGCTCACCCCTGCGCAGACTGGTCGGCGAGTCCGGCGGCGGCCCGGCCGGCCCCTCCTCGGTGATCCTCTGGGGCCCGCCCGGCACGGGCAAGACCACCCTGGCGTACGTCGTCTCCAAGGCCACCAACAAGCGTTTCGTGGAGCTCTCCGCGATCACCGCCGGCGTCAAGGAGGTCCGCGCGGTCATCGAGGGCGCCCGCCGCGCCACCGGCGGCTACGGCAAGGAGACCGTCCTCTTCCTCGACGAGATCCACCGCTTCAGCAAGGCCCAGCAGGACTCCCTGCTCCCCGCCGTCGAGAACCGCTGGGTCACCCTGATCGCGGCGACGACGGAGAACCCGTACTTCTCGGTGATCTCCCCCCTGCTCTCCCGCTCCCTGCTCCTCACCCTCGAACCGCTCACCGACGACGACCTGCGCGGCCTCCTCAAGCGCGCGCTGACCGACGAGCGTGGCCTGAAGGACGCCGTCACCCTCCCCGAGGACACCGAGGCCCACCTCCTGCGGATCGCCGGCGGCGACGCCCGCCGCGCCCTGACCGCGCTGGAGGCCGCGGCAGGGGCGGCCCTCGACAAGGGGGAGCAGGAGATCGGGCTCCAGACCCTGGAGGAGACCGTCGACCGCGCCGCCGTGAAGTACGACCGCGACGGCGACCAGCACTACGACGTGGCCAGCGCCCTCATCAAGTCCATCCGCGGCTCCGACGTCGACGCCGCACTGCACTACCTGGCCCGGATGATCGAGGCCGGCGAGGACCCCCGGTTCATCGCCCGCCGCCTGATGATCTCCGCCAGCGAGGACATCGGCCTCGCCGACCCGAACGCGCTGCCGATAGCCGTCGCGGCCGCCCAGGCCGTCGCCATGATCGGCTTCCCCGAGGCCGCGCTCACCCTCAGCCACGCCACCATCGCCCTCGCCCTGGCCCCGAAGTCGAACGCCGCGACGATGGCGATCGGCGCTGCCATGGAGGACGTACGCAAGGGCCTGGCCGGTCCCGTGCCGCCGCATCTGCGGGACGGGCACTACAAGGGCGCGGCCAAGCTCGGGCACGCCCAGGGGTATGTGTACCCGCACGACCTGCCCGAGGGAATCGCCGCCCAGCAGTACGCTCCGGACGCGATCAAGGAGCGGGAGTACTACACCCCGACCAGGCACGGAGCCGAGGCCCGGTACGCCGACGCGGTGGAGTGGACCAGGAAGCGCCTCGGTCGGAAGCAGTCCTGA
- the rpsD gene encoding 30S ribosomal protein S4, translating to MANQSRPKVKKSRALGIALTPKAVKYFEARPYPPGEHGRGRKQNSDYKVRLLEKQRLRAQYDVSERQLVRAYERASKVQGKTGEALIIELERRLDALVLRSGIARTIYQARQMVVHGHIEVNGHKVDKPSFRVKPDDVVMVRERSRQKPLFEVAREGGFAADGETPRYLQVNLKALAFRLDREPNRKEVPVICDEQLVVEYYAR from the coding sequence GTGGCGAACCAGTCCCGCCCCAAGGTCAAGAAGTCGCGTGCCCTCGGCATCGCGCTGACCCCGAAGGCCGTCAAGTACTTCGAGGCCCGCCCCTACCCGCCGGGCGAGCACGGCCGCGGCCGCAAGCAGAACTCGGACTACAAGGTCCGTCTGCTCGAGAAGCAGCGTCTGCGCGCGCAGTACGACGTGTCCGAGCGCCAGCTCGTCCGCGCCTACGAGCGTGCCTCCAAGGTCCAGGGCAAGACCGGTGAGGCCCTGATCATCGAGCTCGAGCGTCGTCTCGACGCGCTGGTCCTGCGTTCGGGCATCGCCCGCACGATCTACCAGGCCCGCCAGATGGTCGTCCACGGCCACATCGAGGTCAACGGCCACAAGGTCGACAAGCCGTCCTTCCGCGTCAAGCCGGACGACGTCGTCATGGTCCGTGAGCGCAGCCGCCAGAAGCCGCTGTTCGAGGTCGCCCGCGAGGGTGGCTTCGCCGCCGACGGTGAGACCCCGCGCTACCTGCAGGTGAACCTCAAGGCCCTGGCGTTCCGCCTGGACCGCGAGCCCAACCGCAAAGAAGTCCCGGTCATCTGCGACGAGCAGCTCGTCGTCGAGTACTACGCCCGCTGA
- a CDS encoding DUF948 domain-containing protein — translation MSGGEVAGILVAVFWAILVSFLAVALARLAQTLKATTKLVADVTDQAVPLLADASTAVRSAQTQIERVDAIASDVQEVTSNASALSTTVASTFGGPLVKVAAFGYGVRRAMGGRREGEPAEERRRTVIVGRTVPGTRRSRRDTRGKKD, via the coding sequence GTGTCCGGTGGAGAGGTGGCCGGGATCCTGGTGGCCGTCTTCTGGGCGATCCTGGTCTCCTTCCTCGCCGTCGCGCTGGCGAGGCTGGCCCAGACGCTCAAGGCGACCACCAAGCTCGTCGCGGACGTGACCGACCAGGCCGTCCCCCTCCTCGCCGACGCGTCCACCGCCGTCCGCTCCGCGCAGACCCAGATCGAGCGGGTCGACGCCATCGCGTCCGACGTCCAGGAGGTCACGTCGAACGCCTCGGCGCTCTCCACGACCGTCGCGTCCACCTTCGGCGGCCCCCTCGTCAAGGTCGCCGCCTTCGGCTACGGCGTACGCCGGGCCATGGGCGGCCGCCGGGAGGGCGAGCCCGCCGAGGAGCGGCGTCGTACCGTGATCGTGGGACGCACCGTTCCGGGCACGCGCCGCAGCAGGCGCGACACCCGTGGAAAGAAGGACTGA